The Syngnathus acus chromosome 3, fSynAcu1.2, whole genome shotgun sequence genome includes a window with the following:
- the LOC119121102 gene encoding immunoglobulin-like domain-containing receptor 2 isoform X2, translating into MKRKKIERNVHLDQLNFTYSVWNRIFIPKWLILITFLAGFFPQQCSGIHVLVRDEKKYAMLFQSVVLPCQFNSVSTQTPIVQWVYKSYCRDRTRDSFRVSDSLSGGLVGAGLMRGGGHENGKKESYLDCSDSGRTVRTVASVSGSSFTLSEYYKNRDVSIINKADLRIAEVQWGDSGVYTCKVVIADDVVGQNEASVELLVLGFSGVPEDLLPGFELKIMPEWVFVAAVALGSVLFLLLLGVCWCQCCPHSCCCYVSCCCCPDTCCCPKHLYEAGKGIKTAASALQSPAYAPCFVSGVPAMVPIAPPSLVEKLSSVPPSDSSLLTAVPMHAVGAPYRLPAPQDQDSLRVLQYVENQLAHFNPARSTSHQLCDMSELSSLHEGETAFRQTFRNVQKKALPPIPDHDPQPEPRRCRDNRSPEPQRCRDNPPSSPQRYREDSNRSPEPQRFRDDPPLSPQRYREEPESKHRQCAEDSSLPRRYSDDPPSASQSRRHIRDARQQNHSEETRYNRWNPRSERLERKTYQTAGRTVSLDELEEFAATYKQRGRRQAEKREDECDEPEHREFSRYPSYRHGRPQHNYDNRNEIGDCSDHEDRPRGKKKNAHDISPLPSPKKRQGTWGNERPASPPPLASPPSTSSQEKDYDRAFLNSLLERKARLRGVNHGKSGSRGEDDSDTPSKGSSKKSSGESGRHCSRSPSNRPPEADSLAPYSDTERNRNDRPSPRPPCTRSPQPHAPSPLSRRGETRDKARKVVRFACDSNED; encoded by the exons ATGAAACGAAAGAAAATAGAGCGCAATGTCCACTTGGATCAATTGAATTTCACTTATAGCGTCTGGAACAGGATTTTCATCCCGAAATGGTTGATCTTGATCACTTTTTTGGCAG GTTTCTTCCCGCAGCAGTGCAGCGGAATCCACGTGTTAGTCAGAGATGAGAAGAAGTACGCCATGTTGTTCCAGTCGGTGGTCTTGCCGTGCCAGTTCAACAGCGTGTCCACCCAAACGCCGATAGTGCAGTGGGTCTACAAGTCATACTGCCGGGACCGTACGCGGGATTCGTTTAGAGTTTCCGACAGCCTGAGCGGAGGGCTGGTCGGGGCCGGACTGATGAGAGGAGGAGGTCACGAAAACGGGAAGAAAGAAAGCTACCTGGACTGCTCGGACAGCGGCCGCACAGTGCGAACTGTGGCCTCCGTGTCTGGTTCCTCCTTCACGCTGTCAGAATACTACAAGAACCGAGATGTTTCCATCATCAACA AGGCAGACCTGCGCATTGCAGAGGTCCAGTGGGGTGACAGTGGCGTGTACACGTGCAAAGTGGTGATAGCTGATGATGTGGTGGGACAGAATGAAGCCTCTGTGGAGCTGCTGGTTCTGG GTTTCTCAGGCGTGCCTGAAGATCTGCTTCCTGGCTTTGAGTTGAAGATTATGCCAG AATGGGTGTTTGTGGCAGCCGTGGCCCTGGGCAGCGTGTTATTCCTTCTGTTGCTTGGCGTGTGCTGGTGTCAGTGTTGTCCTCACTCTTGCTGCTGCTAcgtgagctgctgctgctgcccggACACATGCTGCTGCCCCAAGCATT TGTACGAGGCCGGCAAGGGGATAAAGACGGCCGCCTCCGCCCTGCAGTCACCTGCATATGCGCCATGCTTTGTTTCCGGTGTCCCAGCAATGGTGCCCATTGCGCCGCCTTCGCTGGTGGAAAAGCTGTCATCTGTCCCTCCTTCAGATAGTAGTCTACTCACAGCAG TTCCGATGCATGCTGTAGGAGCCCCCTACCGCTTGCCCGCACCTCAGGACCAGGACTCTCTCAGGGTTCTACAGTATGTAGAGAACCAACTGGCTCACTTCAACCCTGCCAGGTCCACCAGTCACCAGC TTTGCGACATGTCTGAGCTGAGTTCCTTACATGAGGGAGAAACTGCTTTTCGCCAAACATTCCGGAATGTACAGAAGAAAGCTCTTCCCCCCATCCCGGATCATGATCCTCAACCTGAACCCAGACGATGCCGGGACAACCGGAGCCCAGAACCACAGCGGTGCCGTGACAACCCCCCTTCTTCACCCCAGCGTTATCGTGAGGATTCAAACCGCAGCCCAGAGCCACAGCGGTTCCGTGACGACCCCCCTTTGTCACCCCAGCGTTATCGCGAGGAACCTGAATCCAAGCACCGTCAATGTGCAGAGGACTCATCCCTGCCACGCCGCTACAGCGATGACCCTCCTTCCGCTTCTCAGTCTCGCAGGCACATCCGTGATGCTCGGCAACAGAACCACAGTGAAGAGACCCGTTACAACAG ATGGAACCCTCGATCGGAGCGTCTGGAAAGAAAGACCTACCAAACTGCGGGACGGACCGTTTCGCTGGATGAGCTGGAAGAGTTTGCTGCCACTTACAAGCAAAGAGGACGCAGACAAGCAGAAAAAAGGGAGGACGAATGCGATGAGCCAGAGCATCGGGAATTCAGTCGATATCCTTCGTACCGGCACGGTCGACCGCAGCACAACTACGACAATCGCAATGAGATCGGAGACTGCAGTGACCACGAAGATCGACCTagaggaaagaagaaaaacgcACATGACATAAGTCCACTTCCATCCCCTAAAAAGAGGCAGGGCACCTGGGGCAATGAGCGTCCTGCTTCACCGCCTCCCCTTGCGAGTCCACCATCAACTTCTTCTCAAGAGAAAGACTATGACAGAGCTTTCCTGAATAGCCTGTTGGAGCGTAAAGCTAGGTTACGAGGAGTCAACCACGGGAAGAGCGGCTCCCGGGGAGAGGACGATTCAGACACACCCTCAAAAGGAAGCTCAAAAAAGAGCAGCGGGGAGTCCGGCCGGCACTGCAGCAGGTCACCTAGCAACAGGCCGCCTGAAGCGGATTCACTGGCGCCTTACTCGGATACAGAGCGAAACAGGAATGACAGACCCTCTCCACGGCCACCATGCACTCGCTCACCACAACCTCATGCTCCTTCCCCGCTCAGTCGGCGAGGGGAAACCAGAGACAAGGCTCGCAAAGTG GTCAGGTTTGCATGCGACTCGAATGAAGACTAG
- the LOC119121102 gene encoding immunoglobulin-like domain-containing receptor 2 isoform X4 — MKRKKIERNVHLDQLNFTYSVWNRIFIPKWLILITFLAGFFPQQCSGIHVLVRDEKKYAMLFQSVVLPCQFNSVSTQTPIVQWVYKSYCRDRTRDSFRVSDSLSGGLVGAGLMRGGGHENGKKESYLDCSDSGRTVRTVASVSGSSFTLSEYYKNRDVSIINKADLRIAEVQWGDSGVYTCKVVIADDVVGQNEASVELLVLEWVFVAAVALGSVLFLLLLGVCWCQCCPHSCCCYVSCCCCPDTCCCPKHLYEAGKGIKTAASALQSPAYAPCFVSGVPAMVPIAPPSLVEKLSSVPPSDSSLLTAVPMHAVGAPYRLPAPQDQDSLRVLQYVENQLAHFNPARSTSHQLCDMSELSSLHEGETAFRQTFRNVQKKALPPIPDHDPQPEPRRCRDNRSPEPQRCRDNPPSSPQRYREDSNRSPEPQRFRDDPPLSPQRYREEPESKHRQCAEDSSLPRRYSDDPPSASQSRRHIRDARQQNHSEETRYNRWNPRSERLERKTYQTAGRTVSLDELEEFAATYKQRGRRQAEKREDECDEPEHREFSRYPSYRHGRPQHNYDNRNEIGDCSDHEDRPRGKKKNAHDISPLPSPKKRQGTWGNERPASPPPLASPPSTSSQEKDYDRAFLNSLLERKARLRGVNHGKSGSRGEDDSDTPSKGSSKKSSGESGRHCSRSPSNRPPEADSLAPYSDTERNRNDRPSPRPPCTRSPQPHAPSPLSRRGETRDKARKVHGTLLSRDSLIV, encoded by the exons ATGAAACGAAAGAAAATAGAGCGCAATGTCCACTTGGATCAATTGAATTTCACTTATAGCGTCTGGAACAGGATTTTCATCCCGAAATGGTTGATCTTGATCACTTTTTTGGCAG GTTTCTTCCCGCAGCAGTGCAGCGGAATCCACGTGTTAGTCAGAGATGAGAAGAAGTACGCCATGTTGTTCCAGTCGGTGGTCTTGCCGTGCCAGTTCAACAGCGTGTCCACCCAAACGCCGATAGTGCAGTGGGTCTACAAGTCATACTGCCGGGACCGTACGCGGGATTCGTTTAGAGTTTCCGACAGCCTGAGCGGAGGGCTGGTCGGGGCCGGACTGATGAGAGGAGGAGGTCACGAAAACGGGAAGAAAGAAAGCTACCTGGACTGCTCGGACAGCGGCCGCACAGTGCGAACTGTGGCCTCCGTGTCTGGTTCCTCCTTCACGCTGTCAGAATACTACAAGAACCGAGATGTTTCCATCATCAACA AGGCAGACCTGCGCATTGCAGAGGTCCAGTGGGGTGACAGTGGCGTGTACACGTGCAAAGTGGTGATAGCTGATGATGTGGTGGGACAGAATGAAGCCTCTGTGGAGCTGCTGGTTCTGG AATGGGTGTTTGTGGCAGCCGTGGCCCTGGGCAGCGTGTTATTCCTTCTGTTGCTTGGCGTGTGCTGGTGTCAGTGTTGTCCTCACTCTTGCTGCTGCTAcgtgagctgctgctgctgcccggACACATGCTGCTGCCCCAAGCATT TGTACGAGGCCGGCAAGGGGATAAAGACGGCCGCCTCCGCCCTGCAGTCACCTGCATATGCGCCATGCTTTGTTTCCGGTGTCCCAGCAATGGTGCCCATTGCGCCGCCTTCGCTGGTGGAAAAGCTGTCATCTGTCCCTCCTTCAGATAGTAGTCTACTCACAGCAG TTCCGATGCATGCTGTAGGAGCCCCCTACCGCTTGCCCGCACCTCAGGACCAGGACTCTCTCAGGGTTCTACAGTATGTAGAGAACCAACTGGCTCACTTCAACCCTGCCAGGTCCACCAGTCACCAGC TTTGCGACATGTCTGAGCTGAGTTCCTTACATGAGGGAGAAACTGCTTTTCGCCAAACATTCCGGAATGTACAGAAGAAAGCTCTTCCCCCCATCCCGGATCATGATCCTCAACCTGAACCCAGACGATGCCGGGACAACCGGAGCCCAGAACCACAGCGGTGCCGTGACAACCCCCCTTCTTCACCCCAGCGTTATCGTGAGGATTCAAACCGCAGCCCAGAGCCACAGCGGTTCCGTGACGACCCCCCTTTGTCACCCCAGCGTTATCGCGAGGAACCTGAATCCAAGCACCGTCAATGTGCAGAGGACTCATCCCTGCCACGCCGCTACAGCGATGACCCTCCTTCCGCTTCTCAGTCTCGCAGGCACATCCGTGATGCTCGGCAACAGAACCACAGTGAAGAGACCCGTTACAACAG ATGGAACCCTCGATCGGAGCGTCTGGAAAGAAAGACCTACCAAACTGCGGGACGGACCGTTTCGCTGGATGAGCTGGAAGAGTTTGCTGCCACTTACAAGCAAAGAGGACGCAGACAAGCAGAAAAAAGGGAGGACGAATGCGATGAGCCAGAGCATCGGGAATTCAGTCGATATCCTTCGTACCGGCACGGTCGACCGCAGCACAACTACGACAATCGCAATGAGATCGGAGACTGCAGTGACCACGAAGATCGACCTagaggaaagaagaaaaacgcACATGACATAAGTCCACTTCCATCCCCTAAAAAGAGGCAGGGCACCTGGGGCAATGAGCGTCCTGCTTCACCGCCTCCCCTTGCGAGTCCACCATCAACTTCTTCTCAAGAGAAAGACTATGACAGAGCTTTCCTGAATAGCCTGTTGGAGCGTAAAGCTAGGTTACGAGGAGTCAACCACGGGAAGAGCGGCTCCCGGGGAGAGGACGATTCAGACACACCCTCAAAAGGAAGCTCAAAAAAGAGCAGCGGGGAGTCCGGCCGGCACTGCAGCAGGTCACCTAGCAACAGGCCGCCTGAAGCGGATTCACTGGCGCCTTACTCGGATACAGAGCGAAACAGGAATGACAGACCCTCTCCACGGCCACCATGCACTCGCTCACCACAACCTCATGCTCCTTCCCCGCTCAGTCGGCGAGGGGAAACCAGAGACAAGGCTCGCAAAGTG CACGGGACTCTTCTCAGCCGGGATTCCCTCATTGTGTGA
- the LOC119121102 gene encoding immunoglobulin-like domain-containing receptor 2 isoform X7 yields MKRKKIERNVHLDQLNFTYSVWNRIFIPKWLILITFLAGFFPQQCSGIHVLVRDEKKYAMLFQSVVLPCQFNSVSTQTPIVQWVYKSYCRDRTRDSFRVSDSLSGGLVGAGLMRGGGHENGKKESYLDCSDSGRTVRTVASVSGSSFTLSEYYKNRDVSIINKADLRIAEVQWGDSGVYTCKVVIADDVVGQNEASVELLVLVYEAGKGIKTAASALQSPAYAPCFVSGVPAMVPIAPPSLVEKLSSVPPSDSSLLTAVPMHAVGAPYRLPAPQDQDSLRVLQYVENQLAHFNPARSTSHQLCDMSELSSLHEGETAFRQTFRNVQKKALPPIPDHDPQPEPRRCRDNRSPEPQRCRDNPPSSPQRYREDSNRSPEPQRFRDDPPLSPQRYREEPESKHRQCAEDSSLPRRYSDDPPSASQSRRHIRDARQQNHSEETRYNRWNPRSERLERKTYQTAGRTVSLDELEEFAATYKQRGRRQAEKREDECDEPEHREFSRYPSYRHGRPQHNYDNRNEIGDCSDHEDRPRGKKKNAHDISPLPSPKKRQGTWGNERPASPPPLASPPSTSSQEKDYDRAFLNSLLERKARLRGVNHGKSGSRGEDDSDTPSKGSSKKSSGESGRHCSRSPSNRPPEADSLAPYSDTERNRNDRPSPRPPCTRSPQPHAPSPLSRRGETRDKARKVHGTLLSRDSLIV; encoded by the exons ATGAAACGAAAGAAAATAGAGCGCAATGTCCACTTGGATCAATTGAATTTCACTTATAGCGTCTGGAACAGGATTTTCATCCCGAAATGGTTGATCTTGATCACTTTTTTGGCAG GTTTCTTCCCGCAGCAGTGCAGCGGAATCCACGTGTTAGTCAGAGATGAGAAGAAGTACGCCATGTTGTTCCAGTCGGTGGTCTTGCCGTGCCAGTTCAACAGCGTGTCCACCCAAACGCCGATAGTGCAGTGGGTCTACAAGTCATACTGCCGGGACCGTACGCGGGATTCGTTTAGAGTTTCCGACAGCCTGAGCGGAGGGCTGGTCGGGGCCGGACTGATGAGAGGAGGAGGTCACGAAAACGGGAAGAAAGAAAGCTACCTGGACTGCTCGGACAGCGGCCGCACAGTGCGAACTGTGGCCTCCGTGTCTGGTTCCTCCTTCACGCTGTCAGAATACTACAAGAACCGAGATGTTTCCATCATCAACA AGGCAGACCTGCGCATTGCAGAGGTCCAGTGGGGTGACAGTGGCGTGTACACGTGCAAAGTGGTGATAGCTGATGATGTGGTGGGACAGAATGAAGCCTCTGTGGAGCTGCTGGTTCTGG TGTACGAGGCCGGCAAGGGGATAAAGACGGCCGCCTCCGCCCTGCAGTCACCTGCATATGCGCCATGCTTTGTTTCCGGTGTCCCAGCAATGGTGCCCATTGCGCCGCCTTCGCTGGTGGAAAAGCTGTCATCTGTCCCTCCTTCAGATAGTAGTCTACTCACAGCAG TTCCGATGCATGCTGTAGGAGCCCCCTACCGCTTGCCCGCACCTCAGGACCAGGACTCTCTCAGGGTTCTACAGTATGTAGAGAACCAACTGGCTCACTTCAACCCTGCCAGGTCCACCAGTCACCAGC TTTGCGACATGTCTGAGCTGAGTTCCTTACATGAGGGAGAAACTGCTTTTCGCCAAACATTCCGGAATGTACAGAAGAAAGCTCTTCCCCCCATCCCGGATCATGATCCTCAACCTGAACCCAGACGATGCCGGGACAACCGGAGCCCAGAACCACAGCGGTGCCGTGACAACCCCCCTTCTTCACCCCAGCGTTATCGTGAGGATTCAAACCGCAGCCCAGAGCCACAGCGGTTCCGTGACGACCCCCCTTTGTCACCCCAGCGTTATCGCGAGGAACCTGAATCCAAGCACCGTCAATGTGCAGAGGACTCATCCCTGCCACGCCGCTACAGCGATGACCCTCCTTCCGCTTCTCAGTCTCGCAGGCACATCCGTGATGCTCGGCAACAGAACCACAGTGAAGAGACCCGTTACAACAG ATGGAACCCTCGATCGGAGCGTCTGGAAAGAAAGACCTACCAAACTGCGGGACGGACCGTTTCGCTGGATGAGCTGGAAGAGTTTGCTGCCACTTACAAGCAAAGAGGACGCAGACAAGCAGAAAAAAGGGAGGACGAATGCGATGAGCCAGAGCATCGGGAATTCAGTCGATATCCTTCGTACCGGCACGGTCGACCGCAGCACAACTACGACAATCGCAATGAGATCGGAGACTGCAGTGACCACGAAGATCGACCTagaggaaagaagaaaaacgcACATGACATAAGTCCACTTCCATCCCCTAAAAAGAGGCAGGGCACCTGGGGCAATGAGCGTCCTGCTTCACCGCCTCCCCTTGCGAGTCCACCATCAACTTCTTCTCAAGAGAAAGACTATGACAGAGCTTTCCTGAATAGCCTGTTGGAGCGTAAAGCTAGGTTACGAGGAGTCAACCACGGGAAGAGCGGCTCCCGGGGAGAGGACGATTCAGACACACCCTCAAAAGGAAGCTCAAAAAAGAGCAGCGGGGAGTCCGGCCGGCACTGCAGCAGGTCACCTAGCAACAGGCCGCCTGAAGCGGATTCACTGGCGCCTTACTCGGATACAGAGCGAAACAGGAATGACAGACCCTCTCCACGGCCACCATGCACTCGCTCACCACAACCTCATGCTCCTTCCCCGCTCAGTCGGCGAGGGGAAACCAGAGACAAGGCTCGCAAAGTG CACGGGACTCTTCTCAGCCGGGATTCCCTCATTGTGTGA